One genomic segment of Paraburkholderia phymatum STM815 includes these proteins:
- a CDS encoding 2OG-Fe(II) oxygenase has protein sequence MQDFAFDTQTTLFSGDQPPRKSRCEAAPAIATQQCIDERVDATDWSRVAGELDAHGCAMLNGLLNAHECDALSALYPRDDLYRSRVVMARHGFGRGEYKYFGYPLPDAIGALRAAVYPHLAPIANAWHQAMGIDVRFPPSHAAFLRRCHQAGQLRPTPLLLQYATDDYNCLHQDLYGEHVFPLQLAILLSEPGQDFTGGEFVLTEQRPRMQSRTEVVPLRKGDAVLFPVHQRPVQGVRGVYRVNMRHGVSRLRSGHRHTLGVIFHDAR, from the coding sequence ATGCAGGATTTCGCCTTCGACACCCAGACCACGCTATTCAGCGGCGACCAGCCGCCGCGCAAAAGCCGGTGCGAGGCGGCGCCTGCCATCGCCACGCAACAGTGCATCGATGAACGCGTCGATGCGACCGATTGGAGCCGCGTTGCAGGCGAACTCGATGCGCACGGCTGCGCAATGCTGAACGGCCTGTTGAACGCCCACGAGTGCGACGCATTGAGCGCGCTCTATCCGCGCGACGACCTGTACCGTAGCCGCGTCGTGATGGCGCGGCACGGCTTCGGACGCGGCGAATACAAGTACTTCGGCTATCCGCTGCCCGACGCGATCGGCGCGTTGCGCGCGGCCGTCTATCCACATCTCGCACCCATTGCCAACGCGTGGCACCAGGCGATGGGCATCGACGTGCGCTTTCCGCCGAGCCACGCCGCCTTTTTGCGCCGCTGTCATCAGGCGGGACAGCTGCGTCCAACGCCGCTGCTCCTCCAGTATGCGACGGACGACTACAACTGCCTGCATCAGGATTTGTACGGCGAGCACGTTTTCCCGCTCCAGCTCGCGATTCTGCTGTCCGAGCCCGGCCAGGACTTCACGGGCGGCGAGTTCGTGCTGACAGAACAGCGGCCGCGCATGCAGTCGCGCACGGAAGTCGTGCCGCTTCGCAAGGGCGACGCCGTGCTGTTCCCGGTGCATCAGCGGCCCGTCCAGGGCGTGCGCGGCGTATATCGAGTCAACATGCGGCACGGCGTGAGCCGGCTTCGCTCGGGGCATCGGCATACGCTCGGCGTGATCTTTCACGACGCGCGATAA
- a CDS encoding GNAT family N-acetyltransferase, translating to MAEAPSIRQFGPADRDVFFALRLRGLETHPAAFGQSYDEAIERGPSQFDSMLSGMRAAEGSFLLGAFSPTDGALVGTVGLMRETRHKERHKGYVIGMYVADQAAGRGVGRALLTALLTRAAQVDGLRQVGLIVTSVNAPARALYESLGFRVYGTEPDALCIGGVFHDADLMVRFMSPQWHPGHGE from the coding sequence ATGGCAGAAGCGCCCTCGATCCGTCAGTTCGGGCCGGCTGACCGCGACGTGTTCTTCGCACTGCGTCTGCGAGGGCTGGAAACGCATCCCGCCGCGTTCGGGCAAAGCTACGACGAAGCCATCGAGCGCGGACCGTCTCAATTCGATTCGATGCTCAGCGGCATGCGCGCCGCCGAGGGCAGCTTCCTGCTTGGGGCCTTTTCGCCAACAGACGGCGCGTTGGTCGGCACGGTCGGCCTGATGCGCGAAACGCGCCACAAGGAACGGCACAAGGGCTATGTGATCGGCATGTATGTCGCAGACCAGGCGGCAGGCCGCGGTGTCGGCCGCGCACTGCTGACGGCGCTGCTCACGCGCGCCGCACAAGTCGACGGCTTGCGGCAGGTCGGGCTGATCGTCACGAGCGTAAACGCGCCGGCCCGCGCGCTGTACGAATCGTTGGGTTTCCGCGTCTACGGAACTGAGCCCGATGCGCTGTGCATCGGCGGCGTTTTCCACGACGCCGATCTGATGGTGCGCTTCATGTCACCGCAGTGGCACCCCGGCCACGGCGAATGA
- a CDS encoding MmyB family transcriptional regulator, with translation MNTLTATSSALAGAPSMSRTVGDMLREWRQRRRMSQLLLASEAEISTRHLSFVESGRALPSREMVMHLAERLDVPLRARNALLVAAGYAPLYRERPLSDPQLGAAREAIDLVLKGHEPYPAVAVDRHWTIVAANNALAPLLTSAKPALLEAPVNALRLSMHPDGIASQIANWHAWRAHLLSRLQRQIDVSADATLAALHDELAAYPTPPGAEPADDSHTSPLEQIAVPLRLRTELGMLSFFSTTTVFGTPVDVTLSELAIEAFFPADPHTADALRTFADTRAASAAASA, from the coding sequence ATGAATACGCTCACTGCCACCTCGTCCGCGCTCGCAGGCGCCCCTTCGATGAGCCGCACCGTCGGCGACATGCTGCGCGAATGGCGACAGCGGCGCCGTATGAGCCAGTTGCTGCTCGCTTCCGAAGCCGAGATCTCGACGCGGCATCTGAGCTTCGTCGAATCGGGCCGCGCGCTGCCAAGCCGCGAAATGGTCATGCACCTTGCCGAACGGCTCGACGTGCCGCTGCGCGCGCGCAATGCGCTGCTCGTCGCGGCGGGCTACGCGCCGCTCTATCGCGAACGCCCGCTGAGCGATCCGCAACTCGGCGCGGCGCGCGAGGCCATCGATCTCGTGCTCAAAGGTCATGAGCCATATCCGGCTGTCGCTGTCGACCGGCACTGGACGATCGTCGCAGCAAATAACGCACTCGCGCCGCTGCTGACGTCCGCCAAGCCCGCACTGCTGGAGGCGCCCGTGAATGCGCTGCGCCTGTCGATGCATCCGGACGGCATCGCGTCGCAGATCGCCAACTGGCATGCGTGGCGCGCACATCTGCTGTCGCGCCTGCAACGGCAAATCGACGTGAGCGCCGATGCGACGCTCGCCGCGCTTCATGACGAACTCGCCGCTTACCCGACGCCGCCCGGCGCCGAACCCGCCGACGACAGCCATACGTCACCGCTCGAACAAATTGCGGTGCCGCTGCGCCTGCGCACCGAACTCGGCATGCTGTCGTTCTTCAGCACGACCACGGTATTCGGCACGCCCGTCGACGTCACGCTGTCGGAGCTGGCGATCGAAGCCTTCTTCCCCGCCGATCCGCACACAGCCGACGCGCTGCGCACGTTTGCGGACACGCGCGCGGCTTCGGCCGCCGCGAGCGCCTGA
- a CDS encoding nuclear transport factor 2 family protein, whose translation MNAPTALIERYFDAWNETDAGRRRELISATWANDAAYVDPLLSGNGHDGIDAMIRAVHERFPKHTFRRTTDVDAFANRLRFSWELLSPSGASIVKGSDFGVVDTHGRLQSVTGFLDEAPGAA comes from the coding sequence ATGAACGCGCCTACCGCATTGATCGAGCGTTACTTCGACGCATGGAACGAAACCGACGCCGGCCGCCGCCGCGAGCTGATCTCGGCGACGTGGGCGAACGACGCCGCCTATGTCGATCCGCTTTTGTCCGGCAACGGACATGACGGCATCGACGCGATGATCCGCGCCGTCCATGAGCGCTTTCCGAAGCACACGTTTCGCCGCACGACGGACGTCGACGCTTTCGCCAACCGGCTGCGCTTTTCCTGGGAATTGCTGTCGCCGTCGGGTGCATCGATCGTGAAGGGTTCCGACTTTGGTGTCGTCGATACGCACGGCCGGCTGCAGTCCGTGACGGGCTTTCTCGACGAAGCGCCCGGCGCTGCCTGA
- a CDS encoding tetratricopeptide repeat protein: MNHDIAQKLADAQQKFTAGQYDEAAALLNGILSIDPNHNEALEALGYVAAKQGDHARAADYALRAARPASTTPQQLHFAAHICQLAGRHADALVLFERVLAAFPDHAELLHGAAMSLVATGEHERALQRLARLAQRYPQSAEVHYNRGTLLGQMERYDEELAAYRQAIALKPNFVRAYVNLGVALRDLHRFDEALQQFKKAISIDTNDAGARTNRAQTNLLLGEFEHGWREYEWRWLDGTMSHGLPGATLWTGKQPLTGRTLLVHAEQGFGDTLQFIRFVGRLNAMGARVILRVQDALLPLLHDYSGTADVIGETAPLPAFDYHIPMLSLAFALKVRETDLRIESPYVHADPHLLDRFADVFAQDDARPRVGIVWSGSRTHLNDHNRSIPLAQCMPLFNARVQFVSLVKDVREDDRAGVDELVARGVLRDVSDRLTTFAQTAALVAQLDLVITVDTAVAHLAGALGKRVWIALPFTPDWRWQLKREDSPWYPHMRLFRQTKRNDWSDAIGHLRSALDAAM, translated from the coding sequence ATGAATCACGATATCGCCCAGAAACTCGCCGACGCGCAGCAGAAGTTCACCGCAGGTCAATACGACGAAGCGGCCGCGCTGCTGAACGGCATCCTGTCGATCGACCCGAACCACAACGAAGCACTCGAAGCGCTCGGCTACGTCGCTGCGAAGCAGGGCGATCACGCGCGCGCGGCGGATTATGCGCTGCGTGCCGCGCGGCCCGCATCGACGACTCCGCAGCAGCTTCATTTCGCTGCGCACATCTGTCAGCTAGCGGGGCGTCATGCAGACGCGCTGGTGCTGTTCGAGCGCGTACTCGCGGCATTTCCCGACCACGCGGAATTGCTGCATGGCGCGGCGATGTCGCTGGTTGCAACAGGCGAGCATGAGCGTGCGCTGCAACGCCTTGCGCGTCTTGCGCAGCGTTATCCGCAATCGGCTGAAGTTCACTACAACCGTGGCACGCTGCTTGGTCAGATGGAGCGTTATGACGAAGAGCTCGCGGCCTATCGTCAGGCGATCGCGCTCAAGCCGAACTTCGTGCGCGCATATGTGAATCTCGGCGTGGCGTTGCGCGATCTACATCGCTTCGACGAGGCGTTACAGCAGTTCAAGAAAGCAATATCGATCGACACGAATGACGCCGGCGCGCGCACCAATCGCGCGCAGACCAATCTGCTGTTAGGCGAGTTCGAGCATGGCTGGCGCGAATACGAATGGCGCTGGCTGGACGGCACGATGAGCCACGGCCTGCCCGGCGCGACGCTGTGGACAGGCAAGCAGCCGCTTACGGGCAGGACCTTGCTCGTGCATGCCGAGCAGGGTTTCGGCGACACGTTGCAGTTCATCCGCTTCGTCGGCCGGTTGAACGCGATGGGCGCGCGCGTGATCTTGCGGGTTCAGGACGCGCTGCTGCCCTTGCTGCACGATTACAGCGGCACGGCTGATGTGATCGGCGAAACCGCGCCGCTTCCGGCGTTCGACTATCACATTCCGATGCTCAGTCTCGCGTTCGCGCTGAAAGTCCGCGAAACCGATCTGCGCATCGAAAGTCCGTATGTTCATGCCGATCCGCACCTATTGGATCGATTCGCCGATGTGTTCGCGCAAGACGACGCACGTCCGCGCGTTGGCATCGTATGGTCGGGCAGCCGCACGCATCTGAACGATCACAACCGTTCTATTCCGCTCGCGCAATGCATGCCGCTTTTCAACGCGCGCGTGCAGTTCGTGTCGCTCGTGAAGGATGTGCGTGAAGACGACCGCGCGGGCGTCGATGAACTCGTTGCACGTGGCGTGTTGCGCGACGTCTCGGACCGTTTGACGACGTTCGCGCAGACGGCCGCGCTCGTCGCGCAACTCGACCTCGTCATCACCGTCGATACGGCCGTCGCGCACCTTGCGGGCGCGCTCGGCAAACGCGTGTGGATCGCGCTGCCGTTTACGCCCGACTGGCGCTGGCAATTGAAGCGCGAAGACAGTCCGTGGTATCCGCACATGCGCCTGTTCCGCCAGACGAAGCGCAACGACTGGAGCGATGCCATCGGACACTTGCGGTCCGCGCTGGACGCAGCCATGTAG
- a CDS encoding Hsp20/alpha crystallin family protein, translating into MSDNTQVTQRDDSASAPSRNGAHEQERRVTLTPPVDIVEDSKAVTLWADLPGVSKDKLDIRVHDGSLTIEGESAVPTPSNVRFSHAEVRAPFFARRFTISDDFDTSKIEANLKDGVLKLVIPRREQAQPRRIEVNVG; encoded by the coding sequence ATGAGCGACAACACTCAAGTGACCCAGCGCGACGACAGCGCAAGCGCACCTAGCCGCAACGGTGCGCACGAGCAGGAACGACGCGTCACGCTGACGCCGCCCGTCGATATCGTCGAAGACAGCAAGGCTGTGACGCTGTGGGCCGACTTGCCCGGCGTGTCGAAAGACAAGCTCGACATTCGCGTCCACGACGGCAGCCTGACGATCGAAGGCGAGTCCGCTGTGCCGACGCCTTCGAATGTACGTTTCTCGCATGCGGAAGTGCGTGCGCCCTTCTTCGCGCGGCGCTTCACGATCAGCGACGACTTCGACACGTCGAAGATCGAAGCCAACCTGAAGGACGGCGTGCTGAAGCTCGTCATTCCGCGCCGCGAACAGGCTCAGCCTCGGCGAATCGAAGTGAACGTCGGCTAA
- a CDS encoding Hsp20/alpha crystallin family protein: MSDFYFGTDLFSELDRLQRHVSSAFGGGFPSSIRSSRAGAFPALNIGTTEDAIEIVAFAPGIDPSKLELSIDKGLLTIAGERPARPAEEGSRAYAQERFKGTFRRVVELPQQADPDNVRARYVDGLLVITVGKREASKPRAITVQ, translated from the coding sequence ATGAGTGACTTCTATTTCGGCACCGATCTGTTCAGCGAACTCGACCGTTTGCAACGGCATGTGTCGAGCGCGTTCGGCGGCGGCTTCCCATCCAGCATTCGTTCGAGCCGTGCCGGTGCGTTCCCGGCCCTCAACATCGGCACGACGGAAGACGCGATCGAGATCGTCGCGTTCGCGCCCGGCATCGATCCGTCGAAGCTGGAACTGTCGATCGACAAGGGCCTGCTCACCATTGCCGGCGAGCGCCCGGCACGGCCCGCCGAAGAAGGATCGCGCGCCTATGCTCAGGAACGCTTCAAGGGCACGTTCCGCCGCGTCGTCGAATTGCCGCAGCAGGCCGACCCCGACAATGTGCGGGCGCGTTATGTCGACGGCCTGCTGGTCATTACGGTCGGCAAGCGCGAAGCATCGAAGCCGCGTGCCATCACGGTTCAATAA
- a CDS encoding DUF72 domain-containing protein, with protein sequence MAVKIGISGWRYGGWRGVFYPKDLPQRRELEFASRAVDTIEINGSHYSLQSINSYLSWYGATPDGFTFSVKGPRYLTHMLRFRDETARPAIANFFASGVLALRDKLGAFLWQFPPTFKFAPESFEAFLALLPRDAESAAALAREHDGRVKEPWCEVDVNRRLRHAIEIRHPSFCVPEFVALLRKHKAALVVSDATADWPYVEDVTSDFVYLRLHGSETLYGGAYTDEALDRFAARVDAWSHGGEPGDAVRIARRAPTRRRSRDVLVYFDNDKKVEAPFDAARLRQRVVPSTATTDAKQSGHAD encoded by the coding sequence ATGGCCGTGAAGATCGGGATTTCGGGCTGGCGCTACGGAGGCTGGCGCGGCGTGTTCTATCCGAAGGATTTGCCGCAGAGGCGCGAGCTCGAATTCGCGTCGCGCGCGGTCGATACCATCGAGATCAACGGCTCGCACTACTCGCTGCAAAGCATCAACAGTTATCTGTCATGGTACGGCGCGACGCCGGACGGCTTCACGTTCAGTGTCAAGGGTCCGCGTTATCTCACGCACATGCTGCGCTTTCGCGACGAGACCGCGCGTCCCGCCATCGCCAACTTCTTCGCATCCGGCGTGCTCGCGTTGCGCGACAAGCTGGGCGCATTCCTCTGGCAATTTCCGCCCACCTTCAAGTTCGCGCCCGAGTCGTTCGAAGCGTTCCTCGCGCTCTTGCCGCGCGATGCAGAATCGGCCGCGGCGCTGGCGCGCGAACACGACGGCCGCGTCAAAGAGCCGTGGTGCGAGGTCGACGTGAACCGACGCCTGCGCCATGCCATCGAAATCCGTCACCCGAGCTTCTGCGTGCCCGAATTCGTCGCGTTGCTGCGCAAGCACAAGGCAGCGCTGGTCGTCTCCGATGCGACCGCGGACTGGCCGTATGTCGAGGACGTGACGAGCGACTTCGTCTATCTTCGCCTGCACGGCAGCGAGACCCTCTACGGCGGCGCGTACACCGACGAAGCGCTCGACCGTTTCGCCGCGCGTGTCGACGCATGGTCACACGGCGGTGAACCGGGCGACGCCGTGCGAATTGCGCGACGCGCTCCCACGCGGCGCCGCTCGCGCGACGTGCTCGTCTATTTCGACAACGACAAGAAAGTGGAAGCGCCGTTCGACGCGGCGCGGCTCCGGCAGCGTGTCGTGCCATCGACTGCAACGACGGATGCGAAACAGAGCGGCCACGCCGACTGA
- the deoC gene encoding deoxyribose-phosphate aldolase, translated as MPEAPTQSSSSSVIALRRAAHLHPVRNPGVPFDLAWLDGLRVNQSAVERRTSTLATRRTVKKDAQAAWLLKAVTCIDLTTLNGDDTEGRVRRLCAKARQPVRADILAALDVPSHSITTGAVCVYHRYVAAAVDALRGTGIPVAAVSTGFPAGLIPHPLKLKEIEASVADGAQEIDIVVTREHVLTGNWQALYDEVRDFRAACGGAHLKAILATGDIQTLSNVARASMICMMAGADFIKTSTGKEGVNATLDVSLVMARMIREYHARTGILIGFKPAGGVSNAKTALSYQILMKEELGRPWLEPELFRFGASSLLADIERQLEHHATGRYSAFNRHPVA; from the coding sequence ATGCCTGAAGCTCCTACGCAGTCTTCGTCTTCCTCGGTGATCGCGCTGCGGCGCGCTGCCCACCTTCATCCCGTACGCAATCCGGGCGTGCCTTTCGATCTCGCGTGGCTCGATGGGCTGCGCGTCAACCAGTCGGCTGTCGAACGCCGCACGTCGACGCTCGCCACGCGCCGGACCGTCAAGAAAGACGCGCAGGCCGCATGGCTGCTGAAGGCCGTCACCTGTATCGATCTGACCACGCTCAATGGCGACGACACGGAAGGCCGCGTGCGGCGTCTGTGCGCGAAGGCGCGCCAACCGGTGCGCGCCGATATCCTCGCGGCGCTCGATGTGCCGTCGCACAGCATCACGACAGGCGCCGTGTGCGTGTATCACCGCTACGTCGCCGCCGCCGTCGATGCGTTGCGCGGCACCGGCATTCCCGTTGCAGCTGTGTCGACGGGCTTTCCCGCCGGCCTGATTCCGCATCCGCTGAAGCTGAAGGAAATCGAAGCGTCGGTGGCCGACGGCGCGCAGGAAATCGACATCGTCGTCACGCGCGAACATGTGCTCACGGGCAACTGGCAGGCGCTCTACGACGAAGTGCGCGACTTTCGCGCCGCATGCGGCGGAGCGCATCTCAAAGCGATTCTCGCGACGGGCGATATCCAGACGTTGTCGAACGTCGCGCGCGCATCGATGATCTGCATGATGGCAGGCGCTGATTTCATCAAGACGTCGACGGGCAAGGAGGGCGTCAATGCGACCCTCGACGTGTCGCTCGTGATGGCGCGCATGATTCGCGAATACCACGCACGCACGGGCATTCTGATCGGCTTCAAGCCGGCGGGCGGCGTGTCGAACGCGAAGACGGCGCTGTCGTACCAGATCCTGATGAAAGAGGAGTTGGGCCGTCCTTGGCTCGAACCCGAACTGTTCCGCTTCGGCGCGTCCAGTCTTCTTGCCGACATCGAACGCCAGCTCGAGCATCACGCGACTGGCCGCTATTCCGCCTTCAACCGCCACCCTGTTGCCTGA